One window of Methanohalophilus levihalophilus genomic DNA carries:
- a CDS encoding deoxyuridine 5'-triphosphate nucleotidohydrolase, protein MALLSKNRLLELIHSEQPMVEGMKDECIQIQPNGIELTLKEVHTLQGRGTVDFDNSERVIPETTPLHFNSDGWIELEEGIYKILFNEIVNIPKDTAALATPRSSIIRCGATLETAVWDAGYRGRSECLLVVFNREGIRLQKDARVIQLVFYSMESAVDKGYSGRYQNENIC, encoded by the coding sequence ATGGCACTGCTTTCAAAAAACAGATTACTGGAACTTATTCACTCCGAACAACCGATGGTTGAGGGAATGAAGGATGAGTGCATTCAGATCCAGCCAAATGGAATTGAACTTACCCTAAAAGAGGTCCATACACTTCAGGGAAGGGGAACAGTTGATTTTGACAACTCGGAAAGAGTAATTCCCGAAACCACACCACTTCATTTCAATTCCGACGGATGGATCGAACTTGAAGAAGGGATTTACAAGATTCTTTTTAACGAAATCGTCAACATCCCAAAGGACACTGCAGCCCTTGCGACTCCACGTTCAAGTATTATACGCTGTGGGGCAACACTCGAAACTGCAGTATGGGATGCAGGTTACAGAGGAAGAAGCGAGTGCCTTCTTGTAGTATTTAACAGGGAAGGAATCCGGTTGCAAAAGGATGCACGTGTAATCCAGCTCGTATTTTACTCAATGGAAAGTGCTGTTGATAAAGGGTACTCCGGTCGTTATCAGAACGAGAATATATGCTAA
- a CDS encoding 2-amino-3,7-dideoxy-D-threo-hept-6-ulosonate synthase yields the protein MSEIGKSVRIERIFDRNTGNTIIIPMDHGVGAGPLKGLTDLPSTVNKVADGGANAVLGHMGLPKYGHRGYGKDVGLIIHLSASTSLGPDPNHKVLVTTVEEAIKVGADAVSVHINVGADDEAKMLQDFGHIASKCDEWGMPLLAMMYPRGPKVASEHDVEYVKHAARVGAELGADIVKTNYTGDIDSFREVVDGCPVPVVIAGGPQMDTDEQLLQMIHDSLLAGGKGVAIGRNVFQAADPTVMVQRIHKVVHGGKSVEEAMK from the coding sequence ATGAGTGAAATTGGAAAATCAGTGAGGATAGAACGTATATTCGATCGTAATACCGGAAATACAATTATTATCCCCATGGATCATGGCGTCGGTGCAGGACCCCTTAAGGGATTGACTGACTTACCATCAACTGTGAACAAGGTAGCAGATGGCGGAGCAAATGCCGTATTGGGCCACATGGGACTCCCAAAATACGGACACCGAGGATATGGGAAAGACGTGGGACTTATTATCCACCTTTCAGCATCAACATCCCTCGGGCCTGATCCAAATCACAAGGTTCTTGTCACAACTGTGGAAGAAGCAATTAAAGTTGGAGCAGATGCTGTTTCTGTCCACATAAATGTTGGAGCAGATGATGAAGCAAAAATGCTTCAGGATTTTGGCCATATTGCCAGCAAATGCGATGAATGGGGAATGCCACTTCTTGCTATGATGTACCCACGTGGACCAAAAGTTGCTTCCGAGCATGATGTCGAATACGTGAAACATGCTGCTAGAGTAGGAGCTGAACTAGGGGCAGATATCGTAAAAACAAATTATACCGGAGATATTGACTCATTCAGGGAAGTCGTTGATGGTTGCCCTGTTCCGGTTGTCATTGCAGGAGGACCTCAGATGGATACCGATGAACAGCTCTTGCAAATGATCCATGATTCCCTTCTTGCAGGAGGAAAAGGTGTAGCAATTGGAAGAAATGTTTTCCAGGCAGCTGATCCGACTGTAATGGTACAGAGAATTCATAAAGTTGTTCATGGCGGAAAAAGCGTAGAAGAAGCTATGAAATAA
- the glyS gene encoding glycine--tRNA ligase: MDRYEQVIELAKRRGFLWSSFELYGGTAGFYDYGPLGSTLKRRIESIWRQLYVIEEGFMEIETPTIGIEDVFVASGHVGGFSDPLCECSECGEAFRADHLISDIVEIADALSNEEVDEIIIEHNVTCPECGGKLGNATEFNLMFQTKIGPGNGRNGYMRPETAQGMFVNFQRLSRFYREKLPFGTTQIGKSYRNEISPRQGVIRLREFTQAEAEIFIDPTEKTHPEIARFENEVLTLYSQDAQEKGETESMTIREAIDNNIIAHEFLAYQIALTNNFLQRIGIAPDKLRFRQHMKDEMAHYAIDCWDAEIWMERFGWVETVGIADRTDYDLLAHAKMSQEELAIYKEYDQPKMIRKFVVKPDMGKLGPLFRNKAKAVADELQKLDEETLSQKEITVTVEGEEYKVPSELVTFEEVEEKVSGETVVPHVIEPSYGIDRIFYSLMEHAFNTESVASEDAEDEERTVLKFKSEVAPVQVAVLPLMGKPELATPAKEIIRKLTNRGILASYDESGTIGRRYRRNDEIGTPYAVTVDYDSLEDDTVTIRDRDTMKQVRTSIDALENTLAELIYGKIRFEDAGKLQ, from the coding sequence ATGGACAGGTATGAACAGGTTATTGAACTCGCTAAAAGGCGGGGTTTTTTATGGAGTTCCTTTGAGCTCTACGGAGGAACAGCCGGATTTTATGATTATGGTCCTCTCGGAAGCACTTTGAAGCGCAGGATTGAAAGTATCTGGCGCCAATTGTATGTGATTGAAGAAGGATTTATGGAAATTGAGACCCCCACAATCGGTATTGAAGACGTATTTGTTGCTTCAGGCCATGTTGGAGGTTTTTCCGATCCGCTTTGCGAGTGCAGTGAATGCGGCGAGGCATTCAGGGCAGATCACCTGATTAGCGATATCGTAGAAATTGCTGATGCACTTTCAAATGAAGAAGTGGACGAAATAATCATAGAGCACAATGTTACCTGTCCCGAATGCGGAGGCAAACTTGGGAATGCCACCGAATTCAACCTGATGTTCCAGACAAAAATCGGCCCTGGAAACGGACGTAACGGATACATGCGACCCGAAACAGCCCAGGGGATGTTTGTGAATTTCCAGAGGCTTTCAAGATTCTATCGTGAAAAGCTTCCATTTGGAACAACACAGATTGGAAAATCATACAGAAATGAAATTTCCCCACGTCAGGGAGTCATTCGCCTCAGAGAATTTACACAGGCTGAAGCAGAAATATTCATTGATCCTACAGAAAAGACACATCCTGAAATTGCACGTTTTGAAAATGAAGTCCTTACCCTATATTCCCAGGATGCACAGGAAAAGGGGGAAACAGAGTCAATGACCATTCGTGAAGCAATAGACAATAATATCATTGCACATGAATTCCTGGCATACCAGATTGCACTGACCAATAATTTCCTGCAGCGTATTGGAATTGCACCGGACAAACTTCGTTTCAGGCAGCATATGAAAGACGAAATGGCCCACTATGCTATTGACTGCTGGGATGCGGAAATCTGGATGGAGCGCTTTGGATGGGTTGAAACCGTAGGAATTGCAGACCGAACAGACTACGACTTGCTGGCACATGCTAAAATGAGCCAGGAAGAGCTTGCAATCTACAAGGAATATGATCAGCCTAAAATGATCAGGAAATTTGTAGTCAAGCCTGATATGGGCAAGCTTGGGCCACTTTTCAGGAATAAAGCAAAAGCTGTTGCAGATGAATTGCAAAAACTTGATGAAGAAACCCTGTCACAGAAAGAGATCACGGTCACAGTTGAAGGTGAGGAGTATAAGGTTCCATCCGAACTTGTTACCTTTGAAGAAGTAGAAGAGAAAGTTAGCGGTGAAACTGTCGTACCTCACGTAATAGAACCCTCCTATGGCATTGACAGGATTTTCTATTCATTGATGGAACATGCTTTCAACACTGAAAGTGTTGCTTCAGAAGATGCTGAGGACGAAGAAAGAACGGTGCTGAAATTCAAGAGTGAGGTTGCACCTGTTCAGGTGGCAGTGCTACCCCTGATGGGAAAGCCAGAGCTTGCGACCCCCGCAAAGGAAATAATCAGGAAACTCACCAACCGTGGAATACTTGCCTCCTATGATGAGTCCGGAACTATCGGAAGGCGTTACCGCCGTAACGATGAAATAGGAACACCATATGCAGTCACCGTTGACTATGATAGCCTTGAGGACGACACGGTAACAATCCGAGACCGCGACACTATGAAGCAGGTTCGCACTTCAATAGACGCACTTGAAAATACACTTGCAGAATTAATTTACGGGAAAATAAGGTTTGAAGACGCAGGTAAGCTTCAATAA
- a CDS encoding DEAD/DEAH box helicase, with the protein MQYITHPLIKTDTVEQRLYQLDLTSRALSSPTLVVLPTGLGKTIVALLVMSSRLEKAGGKALILSPTKPLVEQHADFFRKVMNIPEDEILTFTGSTPPSQREEMWKKGKVVVSTPQVIENDLLAKRIDLKDVSHITFDEAHRAVGRYAYTYISERYFKEAGNPLTLAITASPGSTDEKIGEICENLHIRNIAVKTEDDADVVPYIQKKNIEWMQINLPEEMKKLKELLDKVLDDRYKKLANLDISLPFGKKTSKTELLALQRGLQGEIRGGKPDPTVFSALSILAEIMKVNHAVEVTETQGIEALNKYMDRLEKEAGTKSGSKASKRLAEDIHIRQLYHRLKECGSEHPKLEAVKEIVGEQLKDKTDSRVIVFTNYRDTAEMVTAALEEVNGISPVKFVGQSSKYKDKGLTQKQQVEIVSKFRQGEYNVLVATSVAEEGLDIPSTDLVLFYEPIPSEIRSIQRKGRTGRKNEGRVVVLVTKGTRDEGYYWSSKRKERNMQNSIRMLQDSNNGDVVEEFQMPAEKQQSLSDFEDEDKIQVVVDQREIRSTVARNLEKIGADLTLKTLEVGDYVVSDRLAIERKETSDFLSSLIEGKLFDQISNLANAYEKGILLLEGEGLFTGRKISPNSIHGALLSINLDFGISVIYTRDADDTASLIYQIAKREQSDEKRVVNAHGKKTARLLSEQQEYIISAINEIGPVAARNLLSHFGSVEKVMSATEEELLKVKLIGPKTAAKIKEIVASEYKA; encoded by the coding sequence ATGCAGTATATTACCCACCCATTGATCAAAACGGATACCGTTGAACAGCGACTTTACCAGCTTGATCTGACGTCCCGTGCACTATCCTCCCCAACACTTGTAGTTTTACCAACAGGACTGGGAAAAACAATTGTCGCACTTCTGGTCATGTCTTCAAGGCTTGAAAAAGCAGGAGGAAAAGCACTGATTCTTTCACCTACGAAACCGCTTGTGGAGCAGCATGCGGACTTTTTCCGCAAAGTTATGAATATACCTGAAGATGAGATCCTCACATTTACAGGCAGCACTCCGCCATCCCAGAGGGAAGAAATGTGGAAAAAAGGAAAGGTCGTCGTTTCTACCCCGCAGGTAATTGAAAACGATCTTCTTGCAAAACGCATTGACTTAAAAGATGTTTCACACATTACATTTGATGAAGCACACCGGGCTGTTGGGAGATATGCTTATACTTACATTTCAGAACGCTACTTCAAGGAAGCTGGAAATCCCCTAACTCTTGCAATTACCGCAAGTCCGGGGAGTACTGATGAAAAAATAGGCGAGATCTGCGAGAATCTCCACATCAGGAATATCGCAGTAAAAACGGAAGATGACGCTGATGTAGTTCCTTACATCCAGAAAAAGAACATCGAGTGGATGCAAATCAATCTTCCTGAAGAGATGAAAAAACTCAAAGAGTTATTGGACAAAGTGCTTGATGACAGGTACAAAAAACTTGCCAACCTTGATATCAGTTTGCCGTTTGGGAAAAAAACCTCCAAAACAGAACTTCTTGCCCTCCAGAGAGGATTACAGGGAGAAATAAGAGGAGGAAAACCAGATCCAACTGTGTTCAGTGCATTATCAATTCTTGCAGAGATTATGAAAGTAAACCATGCAGTAGAAGTTACTGAAACACAGGGAATTGAAGCTCTCAACAAATATATGGACAGGCTCGAAAAAGAAGCCGGAACAAAGAGTGGGAGCAAGGCATCGAAACGGCTTGCAGAAGATATTCACATACGCCAGTTATACCATCGGCTTAAGGAATGTGGATCTGAGCATCCAAAGCTCGAAGCTGTAAAAGAGATTGTTGGAGAGCAGCTTAAAGACAAAACTGATTCCAGAGTAATCGTGTTCACAAACTACAGGGATACTGCGGAAATGGTGACTGCGGCATTGGAAGAAGTCAATGGCATCTCCCCTGTCAAATTCGTAGGACAGAGTTCAAAATATAAAGATAAGGGGCTTACGCAAAAACAACAGGTAGAGATTGTCAGCAAGTTCAGACAGGGAGAATACAACGTTCTTGTGGCAACATCCGTAGCCGAGGAAGGATTGGACATACCATCCACGGATCTTGTGCTGTTTTACGAACCGATCCCTTCAGAGATACGTAGCATCCAGAGAAAGGGGCGCACCGGAAGGAAAAACGAAGGAAGAGTTGTTGTTCTTGTCACCAAGGGAACGCGCGATGAAGGTTATTACTGGAGCAGCAAACGAAAAGAAAGGAATATGCAAAACAGTATTCGAATGTTGCAGGACTCCAACAATGGAGATGTAGTTGAGGAATTCCAGATGCCCGCCGAAAAACAACAAAGCCTTTCAGATTTTGAAGATGAAGATAAAATCCAGGTTGTGGTTGATCAGCGTGAAATCAGAAGCACTGTTGCGCGTAATCTGGAAAAGATCGGAGCAGACCTTACCTTAAAAACCCTTGAAGTAGGGGATTATGTGGTCAGCGACAGACTCGCTATTGAACGAAAAGAAACCAGCGACTTTCTGAGTTCCCTCATAGAAGGAAAATTATTTGATCAGATTTCAAACCTCGCGAATGCTTACGAAAAAGGAATCTTGCTTCTTGAAGGAGAAGGTTTATTCACCGGCAGAAAGATCAGCCCGAACTCCATTCATGGAGCATTGCTATCCATCAACCTCGACTTTGGAATCAGTGTTATTTACACCCGGGATGCAGATGATACCGCTTCCCTGATTTACCAGATTGCAAAGCGTGAACAATCAGATGAAAAAAGAGTGGTTAATGCCCACGGGAAAAAGACGGCACGCCTGCTTTCGGAGCAGCAGGAATACATCATATCTGCAATTAATGAAATTGGGCCTGTGGCTGCAAGAAATCTGCTGTCACATTTTGGATCTGTGGAAAAAGTAATGTCTGCAACTGAAGAAGAACTCCTGAAGGTCAAACTAATAGGTCCAAAAACGGCTGCAAAAATAAAAGAAATTGTTGCCAGCGAATACAAGGCATAA
- a CDS encoding Sjogren's syndrome/scleroderma autoantigen 1 family protein: MSSAESIKDGDYKIQQISRLLESGGTMLAQHCNVCGAPFFRYHGEILCPVCSTLGEQTLATPKEESVSVSRAESKQSSSIAVSEEVAPTISSVNETVSAPEEGDKSEKLVESAASSSKEQVVTPDKSTTASTDFTSTSDPQALGRALLQNLEKVALQMSGESDIQKVTEKLDLVERTLNLAERIKKL; encoded by the coding sequence ATGTCAAGTGCTGAAAGCATCAAAGACGGCGACTATAAAATTCAACAGATATCACGTTTACTGGAATCAGGGGGAACTATGCTTGCACAGCATTGCAATGTTTGTGGTGCTCCTTTTTTCCGCTATCATGGTGAGATTTTATGTCCGGTTTGCAGTACTTTGGGTGAGCAAACATTAGCAACTCCAAAAGAGGAATCGGTTTCTGTTTCTCGGGCAGAAAGTAAACAATCTTCATCAATAGCTGTCAGTGAAGAGGTTGCGCCAACAATTTCTTCCGTAAATGAAACCGTTTCTGCCCCGGAGGAAGGGGATAAGAGTGAAAAATTGGTTGAATCCGCTGCTTCTTCATCAAAAGAGCAAGTTGTAACTCCTGACAAATCAACCACCGCTTCTACAGATTTTACTTCAACTTCCGATCCCCAAGCTCTTGGACGGGCTCTTTTGCAGAATCTTGAAAAGGTTGCATTGCAGATGTCAGGGGAATCAGACATACAAAAAGTTACCGAAAAACTTGATCTTGTTGAAAGGACTCTCAATCTTGCCGAACGCATAAAGAAATTGTAA
- a CDS encoding UPF0147 family protein yields MLSANTEDVIQQCVQVLEQIGNDNSVPRNIRRSANEIVERLNNVDEPMYLRTSMSISILEDISNDPNIPLHTRTLIWNVASQLETIPVDE; encoded by the coding sequence ATGCTGTCGGCTAATACTGAAGATGTAATACAGCAATGTGTTCAGGTGCTGGAACAAATTGGAAATGATAACTCAGTACCACGCAATATAAGGCGCTCTGCCAACGAAATAGTGGAAAGACTCAACAACGTTGACGAACCAATGTACCTGAGAACTTCCATGAGTATATCAATTCTCGAAGACATCAGTAATGATCCCAACATACCACTTCACACAAGGACACTGATCTGGAACGTTGCCAGTCAGCTTGAAACAATTCCAGTCGACGAGTGA
- a CDS encoding haloacid dehalogenase produces MVPEAETSQLFGILERLDSRDRVREKGLILARNVVRCCRKSIMGIHRGDIKQAISLKDEAAGLLKEMHELLSPYPELYYSGTFDTAQQEYVECYITYELLCEKKILPDIPGPEELGVKDSAYLNGLADTGGELRRHILDMIMKGQSSEGKKYLDMMDNIYSLLVMFDHPDALTSNLRRRTDVMRSLTDKTRGELASAIKQRELQQALNRTN; encoded by the coding sequence ATGGTTCCGGAAGCAGAAACTTCTCAATTATTTGGAATTCTTGAACGTCTAGATTCAAGGGACAGGGTAAGAGAGAAAGGGCTTATTCTTGCACGCAATGTCGTAAGATGTTGCCGCAAATCCATAATGGGAATCCATCGGGGAGATATAAAACAGGCAATATCCCTGAAAGATGAGGCAGCCGGGCTTTTAAAAGAAATGCATGAATTGCTTTCACCCTATCCGGAATTATACTATTCCGGCACATTTGATACCGCGCAACAAGAGTATGTAGAGTGCTATATAACTTATGAGTTGCTTTGCGAAAAAAAAATTCTTCCAGATATTCCGGGTCCGGAAGAGCTTGGTGTAAAGGACAGTGCCTACCTCAACGGGCTAGCCGACACAGGAGGAGAACTCCGGCGTCATATCCTTGATATGATAATGAAAGGGCAGTCATCTGAAGGAAAAAAGTATTTAGACATGATGGACAACATTTACTCACTTCTGGTAATGTTTGATCATCCGGATGCACTAACGTCCAACCTGAGGCGCCGCACAGATGTGATGCGTTCCCTTACAGACAAAACCCGGGGGGAACTGGCAAGTGCAATTAAACAACGTGAACTCCAGCAGGCGTTAAATAGAACCAATTAA
- the sepS gene encoding O-phosphoserine--tRNA ligase, translating to MKFDPESIKKQAEEDFDRAWNETASYVKFPILNERYPQVSLRYGKPHPVYDTISKLREAYLRLGFEEMMNPLIVDETEVHKQFGPEALAVLDRCFYLAGLPRPNVGISDERIAKIKEMLGDVGDEGIAIIREELHAYKKGTIEGDDLVSEMSGKLGLSDSLIAEMIEEIFPEFKELTPVAATKTLRSHMTSGWFISLSEMIGRREPPFHLFSIDRCFRREQQEDASRLMTYYSASCVIMDEDVTVDYGKAVSEGLLSQFGFEKFLFRPDEKRSKYYTPETQIEVFAYHPKLVGSNTKYSDGWIEIATFGIYSPLALSKYNIPYPVMNLGLGVERLAMILFEATDLRGMSYPQIAQYSEWELSDSDLAKMISIAEIPKTEEGKEIFKSIVREAELHASEPSPCEFAAWEGELMGKKVKVSVVEPEEETKLCGPAAFNEVVAYNNDILGLPDTKKWKKAFENHSARTGIKFIDALASKAAREIEKAVENGLTETETRARIVKTPAEINIALNPLAQRFITGKKKKIDIRGPVFTTIRAEIE from the coding sequence ATGAAATTTGATCCCGAATCCATCAAAAAACAGGCGGAGGAAGATTTTGACCGTGCATGGAATGAAACTGCCTCCTATGTAAAATTTCCTATTTTAAACGAGAGGTACCCTCAGGTATCCCTTCGGTACGGGAAACCCCATCCGGTTTACGATACAATATCAAAGCTAAGGGAAGCATACCTGAGATTGGGTTTTGAGGAAATGATGAACCCTCTTATTGTCGATGAAACTGAAGTCCACAAACAATTCGGACCTGAGGCCCTGGCTGTTCTTGACAGGTGTTTCTACCTCGCAGGCCTTCCACGCCCTAATGTAGGAATATCGGACGAGCGTATTGCGAAAATAAAGGAAATGCTCGGGGATGTAGGGGACGAAGGAATTGCAATTATCCGCGAGGAATTGCATGCATACAAGAAAGGAACAATTGAAGGTGACGATCTTGTTTCCGAAATGTCAGGAAAGCTGGGACTTTCAGATTCCCTCATTGCAGAAATGATCGAAGAGATTTTCCCGGAGTTCAAGGAACTAACGCCTGTTGCAGCAACTAAAACACTACGAAGCCACATGACATCCGGGTGGTTTATCAGCCTCTCGGAAATGATTGGACGCAGGGAACCGCCATTCCATTTGTTTTCAATTGACAGATGTTTCAGGAGAGAGCAGCAGGAAGATGCCTCTCGCCTCATGACTTATTACTCCGCATCCTGTGTGATAATGGATGAAGACGTCACTGTGGATTACGGCAAAGCAGTTTCTGAAGGATTGCTTTCCCAATTCGGGTTTGAAAAATTCCTTTTCAGGCCGGATGAGAAACGCAGTAAATATTACACCCCTGAAACGCAAATCGAAGTTTTCGCATACCATCCCAAGCTAGTTGGATCAAATACCAAATACTCTGACGGATGGATAGAAATTGCAACTTTTGGAATCTACTCCCCACTTGCGCTTTCCAAGTATAATATACCTTATCCGGTGATGAATCTGGGACTTGGTGTTGAGCGGTTAGCCATGATACTTTTTGAAGCAACAGATCTCAGGGGCATGTCCTACCCACAGATTGCCCAGTATTCCGAATGGGAACTCTCTGACAGTGACCTCGCAAAAATGATTTCCATTGCAGAAATTCCAAAAACTGAAGAAGGAAAAGAGATTTTCAAATCTATTGTCCGTGAAGCGGAATTACATGCAAGTGAACCCAGCCCTTGTGAATTTGCCGCATGGGAAGGGGAACTAATGGGTAAGAAAGTCAAAGTTTCTGTTGTTGAACCTGAAGAAGAAACAAAACTTTGCGGCCCTGCAGCTTTCAATGAAGTTGTTGCATACAACAATGACATTCTTGGGCTTCCAGACACAAAGAAGTGGAAGAAAGCTTTCGAAAACCATTCTGCAAGAACTGGAATAAAGTTCATAGATGCCCTTGCTTCAAAAGCCGCAAGGGAAATCGAAAAGGCAGTTGAAAACGGTTTAACAGAAACCGAAACCCGTGCAAGGATTGTTAAAACCCCGGCCGAGATCAACATTGCACTAAATCCACTTGCACAACGCTTCATCACTGGAAAGAAAAAGAAAATTGACATCCGTGGACCTGTGTTTACAACAATACGTGCAGAAATAGAGTGA
- a CDS encoding DUF169 domain-containing protein: MSGKLPEMDKLCTLMDDGEPVCITFLKSSDGKASDKLYCELVSEARYGKKFHINSQRCGPGDYVLGKSEIPPSEYYLKSGRYQDEEAAENAATNLPRIERKYESIEIVPLSLTKNPFDICILYLKPESAMRIVQAFAYLKGEKNIIDTIGAASVCGDCTARPLESGIGLSFGCKGSRKHSFYPDSEVPLGLHYDLVEQINRALGKLPETRQ, from the coding sequence ATGTCTGGAAAACTGCCGGAAATGGACAAATTATGCACGCTCATGGACGATGGAGAGCCAGTGTGCATCACATTTCTAAAATCCAGTGACGGGAAAGCATCAGATAAATTATACTGTGAGCTGGTGAGTGAAGCAAGGTATGGGAAAAAGTTCCATATCAACTCACAGCGGTGCGGTCCAGGGGATTATGTACTTGGAAAATCCGAAATCCCGCCTTCTGAGTATTATCTCAAAAGCGGAAGATATCAGGATGAAGAAGCAGCAGAAAATGCAGCTACAAATTTGCCAAGAATTGAAAGGAAATACGAGTCTATTGAAATCGTACCACTTTCCCTTACAAAAAATCCCTTTGATATTTGCATTTTATACCTGAAACCTGAATCCGCAATGAGGATTGTTCAGGCATTCGCTTACCTGAAAGGGGAGAAAAATATAATTGACACAATCGGTGCAGCCTCCGTATGTGGCGACTGCACTGCAAGACCCTTGGAGAGCGGCATCGGATTATCATTTGGTTGTAAGGGTTCAAGAAAGCATAGCTTCTACCCCGACTCCGAAGTCCCACTGGGATTGCATTACGACTTAGTGGAACAAATTAACCGGGCACTGGGGAAACTCCCCGAAACCCGGCAATAA
- a CDS encoding DUF473 domain-containing protein: protein MEYKTLTSISYSAMQDLKDHMLRTIEIRSPQNFLASLDLEVGEEIFLTSTSTQDLTPGTMGIIGSVTQHQVATHRIVNSNDSYYEERETTMIRIQIRPRCVGRVRKVLSNQIGHVTVTEAEAVSFYDAR from the coding sequence ATGGAGTACAAGACGCTAACAAGTATTTCATATTCTGCTATGCAGGATCTCAAGGATCATATGCTCAGGACTATTGAAATACGTAGTCCTCAGAACTTCCTTGCCTCCCTGGATCTTGAAGTTGGTGAGGAGATTTTCCTGACTTCAACCAGTACACAGGATTTAACTCCCGGAACCATGGGAATTATAGGTTCAGTTACCCAACATCAGGTAGCGACTCATCGAATTGTTAACAGCAATGACAGCTACTATGAGGAAAGAGAAACCACAATGATCAGGATACAGATTCGTCCCCGTTGTGTTGGAAGGGTTAGGAAGGTTTTGTCTAATCAGATAGGTCATGTTACGGTAACTGAAGCAGAAGCAGTTTCATTTTACGATGCAAGATAA
- a CDS encoding proteasome assembly chaperone family protein, translating to MSGKEFEDVKITTSEIKSKDPLLIEGFPGIGLVGNIASQQIIEELSMEYIGSMESRFFPPIAVLYEGIINMPVRIYESEEQNLIMVVSDIPISPSASYDVSKVLIDWASAVGVKEVVSIAGIATMADESKVFGAATTDDMLKKIENEVEIFQMGTISGISGSIMSECFMQAIPAISLLGATRSQNPDPRAAAAVINSLNSIYDLSIDTESLIEQAERIEVEMQKLAEDVRTSEQSTSPRKEFPMYG from the coding sequence TTGTCAGGCAAGGAGTTTGAAGATGTCAAAATAACTACCAGCGAGATCAAATCGAAGGATCCTTTACTCATCGAGGGTTTCCCGGGCATTGGTCTGGTTGGTAACATAGCAAGTCAGCAGATAATCGAGGAGCTTTCCATGGAATACATAGGTTCTATGGAATCACGCTTTTTCCCTCCGATTGCCGTCCTTTATGAGGGGATAATAAACATGCCTGTTCGCATTTACGAAAGTGAGGAGCAGAATCTCATAATGGTTGTTTCTGATATTCCTATAAGTCCATCAGCATCCTATGATGTCAGCAAAGTGCTGATTGACTGGGCTTCCGCCGTAGGGGTTAAGGAAGTGGTTTCAATTGCCGGAATTGCCACTATGGCTGATGAATCAAAGGTCTTTGGTGCAGCAACGACAGATGATATGCTGAAGAAAATTGAAAATGAGGTTGAGATTTTCCAGATGGGCACGATTTCCGGTATTTCAGGCAGTATAATGTCTGAATGCTTCATGCAGGCTATTCCTGCAATAAGCCTTCTTGGCGCGACACGCAGTCAGAATCCGGATCCAAGGGCTGCAGCAGCCGTAATAAACTCCCTGAACTCAATTTATGATTTGTCCATAGATACGGAAAGCTTGATTGAACAGGCAGAAAGAATAGAAGTGGAAATGCAGAAATTGGCCGAAGATGTACGTACAAGTGAACAATCAACTTCCCCAAGAAAAGAATTCCCGATGTACGGGTGA